In Armatimonadota bacterium, one DNA window encodes the following:
- the amt gene encoding ammonium transporter, translating into MQRVVVVLLISLILVGLLVQCSWAEGEAPTLESLAATAAELKTAADTVWVVIAAVLVFFMQAGFAYVEAGFTRAKNATNILTKNLVDFCVGALAYWIVGFGIMFGAGNALFGTSGFFLNESSPDTFSSLSWTGVPLAAKYLFQLVFAATAATIVSGAMAERTQFRSYLVYATVICAVVYPVSGHWIWGGGWLANLGMWDFAGSTVVHSLGGWLALIGAWMLGPRIGKYDRDGKTLAIPGHSLPMATLGTFILWMGWFGFNPGSTMAADADAISHIAVTTNMAAAAGAMAALLLSWKLYGKPDLGLSLNGALAGLVGITAGCAFVSPLSSAIIGIGCAVAMILAVRFFDSIHLDDPVGAVSVHGVCGALGTLAVGLFAQDQFAPGTTGNGLLFGGGSGLLVAQAIGVAAVFGWAAVTGLAIFGTLRATLGLRATPQEEIDGLDMHEHGAAAYTEIFVQSFPGLPTDMRIPVSALQEAEAVPVGDGISESIQTPASPLALLTAIIRPQELERVRVALASAGINSLTATEVRGSGQQGGYKERFRGVEYTVSLLPKVRLDIVVPQDKAQIVADTIMSVARTGAVGDGKVFVTAVEDAMRIRTGERGLAAV; encoded by the coding sequence ATGCAGCGGGTTGTCGTCGTCTTACTGATTTCCCTGATACTGGTGGGCTTGCTCGTACAGTGTAGTTGGGCTGAGGGCGAAGCCCCCACCCTGGAGAGTCTGGCGGCCACAGCGGCCGAACTGAAGACTGCCGCGGACACGGTGTGGGTTGTGATCGCGGCGGTGCTGGTCTTCTTCATGCAGGCCGGCTTCGCGTACGTGGAAGCAGGGTTCACCCGGGCCAAGAACGCCACGAACATCCTCACAAAGAACCTGGTGGACTTCTGCGTGGGCGCTCTCGCCTACTGGATCGTCGGGTTCGGCATCATGTTTGGCGCCGGGAACGCTCTCTTCGGCACCAGCGGGTTCTTCCTGAATGAGAGCAGCCCTGACACGTTCTCCTCCCTCAGCTGGACTGGTGTGCCCCTCGCAGCCAAGTATCTTTTCCAGCTCGTCTTCGCCGCCACCGCAGCCACCATCGTGTCCGGCGCCATGGCCGAGCGCACCCAGTTCCGGTCCTATCTTGTCTACGCCACGGTCATCTGCGCGGTGGTCTACCCGGTGAGCGGGCACTGGATCTGGGGCGGCGGCTGGCTGGCGAACCTGGGTATGTGGGACTTCGCCGGCTCCACCGTCGTGCATTCACTGGGCGGCTGGCTGGCGCTGATCGGCGCCTGGATGCTGGGACCACGCATCGGCAAGTATGACAGGGACGGCAAGACCCTGGCCATCCCCGGTCACAGCCTGCCCATGGCAACCCTCGGCACCTTCATCCTGTGGATGGGCTGGTTCGGGTTCAATCCCGGCAGCACCATGGCTGCCGACGCCGATGCGATCAGTCACATCGCCGTCACCACCAACATGGCTGCCGCGGCCGGAGCCATGGCTGCGTTGCTCCTGAGCTGGAAGCTGTACGGCAAGCCGGACCTGGGCCTGTCTCTCAACGGTGCCCTCGCCGGGCTCGTTGGCATCACCGCAGGCTGCGCCTTCGTCTCGCCACTATCCTCTGCGATTATCGGCATCGGTTGCGCGGTCGCGATGATCCTCGCGGTGCGTTTCTTCGACAGCATTCACCTGGACGACCCGGTCGGCGCGGTTTCGGTACACGGTGTCTGCGGCGCGCTGGGGACCCTCGCGGTGGGCCTCTTCGCTCAGGACCAGTTCGCTCCCGGCACCACGGGCAATGGTCTGCTGTTCGGCGGCGGCTCAGGGCTGCTGGTTGCCCAGGCCATCGGTGTGGCTGCGGTGTTCGGCTGGGCGGCGGTCACCGGACTCGCGATCTTTGGCACACTGCGGGCAACGCTCGGCCTGCGCGCCACTCCTCAGGAAGAGATCGACGGACTGGACATGCACGAGCACGGCGCGGCGGCATACACCGAGATCTTCGTCCAGAGCTTCCCAGGCCTGCCCACCGACATGCGAATCCCCGTGAGTGCGCTGCAGGAGGCCGAAGCCGTGCCTGTTGGCGATGGCATTAGCGAGAGCATCCAGACCCCGGCAAGCCCCCTGGCCCTGCTGACTGCCATCATCCGGCCCCAGGAACTGGAGCGGGTGCGGGTGGCCCTGGCATCAGCCGGCATCAACTCCCTGACAGCCACGGAAGTGCGGGGGAGCGGTCAGCAAGGAGGCTACAAGGAACGCTTCCGCGGTGTGGAATACACCGTCTCGCTCCTGCCCAAGGTACGCCTGGACATCGTGGTGCCCCAGGATAAAGCCCAGATCGTTGCCGACACCATCATGTCTGTCGCACGGACCGGCGCAGTGGGAGATGGCAAGGTCTTCGTGACGGCGGTGGAAGATGCCATGCGTATCCGGACTGGCGAGCGTGGTCTGGCCGCCGTCTGA
- a CDS encoding discoidin domain-containing protein, translating into MPRLLRPALSATIVLTACCASAQLYSVQASCPATVSVPITGDNGTVYLRNDSAPWRPIDFTPAEGRVVIALDPSLMPNGRAMLLVNPPPGMDIDDADSPELLALRVDAAWLEPAAESFLGASKTAPRRILFIARDSDNALAPGSAKVFLNGRELSRTRVESRPDGSLWVRAKLPAVDYGSHEVRYWVTDNSPQRNRLEGIVKFARQDLDNFALAAHGTTMTVDSSFPGYESTAPLQDGNTTLPGDTLPGTITWASAETDSPHWVEIDLGRERTVREVTVYWANYTDRLNTSHTVEVQVPKTDGWRSIYRSPSTGEAPAQLTTFTFEPVTTRRLRIWQPAGGGGIHRPNLMWLAEVEVR; encoded by the coding sequence ATGCCGAGGCTGTTGCGACCCGCCCTGTCGGCCACCATCGTCCTCACCGCATGCTGCGCCAGTGCCCAGTTGTACAGCGTCCAGGCGTCCTGCCCGGCCACCGTCTCGGTGCCCATTACCGGTGACAACGGGACTGTGTACCTGCGCAATGATTCCGCGCCATGGCGGCCCATCGATTTCACCCCGGCTGAGGGCCGCGTGGTCATCGCACTCGATCCGTCGCTCATGCCCAACGGCCGGGCGATGCTCCTCGTGAACCCGCCGCCGGGCATGGACATCGATGACGCGGACTCCCCTGAACTGCTGGCCCTGCGCGTGGACGCAGCCTGGCTCGAGCCGGCCGCCGAGAGCTTCCTCGGAGCCAGCAAGACCGCCCCGCGACGCATCCTCTTCATCGCGCGCGATTCCGACAACGCCCTCGCGCCCGGAAGCGCCAAGGTCTTCCTGAATGGCCGTGAACTGTCCCGGACCCGTGTCGAGTCCCGGCCGGACGGGTCCCTGTGGGTCCGCGCGAAGCTCCCCGCGGTGGATTACGGCAGCCACGAGGTCCGGTACTGGGTGACGGACAACTCGCCGCAGCGCAACAGACTGGAGGGCATCGTGAAGTTCGCCCGCCAGGACCTGGACAACTTCGCACTGGCCGCCCACGGAACCACGATGACCGTGGACAGCAGCTTCCCGGGCTATGAGTCAACGGCGCCGCTCCAGGACGGGAACACCACGCTGCCGGGCGATACCTTGCCGGGAACCATTACCTGGGCTTCCGCCGAAACCGACTCCCCACACTGGGTGGAGATCGACCTCGGCCGCGAGCGCACAGTGCGGGAAGTGACGGTCTACTGGGCGAACTACACGGACCGGCTCAACACATCGCATACCGTCGAAGTGCAGGTGCCGAAGACTGACGGCTGGCGGAGTATCTACAGGTCACCCTCCACCGGCGAGGCGCCTGCGCAGCTGACGACATTCACCTTCGAGCCGGTGACCACCCGGCGCCTGCGGATCTGGCAACCCGCCGGCGGCGGGGGCATCCACCGACCCAACCTGATGTGGCTCGCGGAGGTCGAGGTACGATGA
- a CDS encoding PQQ-binding-like beta-propeller repeat protein — MNRLLWLLALVVVVTLATIAGCSKKVEEPVAMEPDATASTGTQAAAPAEPAAAPAASPQQAQPAAGQQAPAPAQPAQTAAAPAPAAPQATQAVKTSGGADWPNFRGPNLDGIAPDTGINKDWKSRPPRELWRVNMTDDGYAVPSVADGKVFVIDHQGSEDIVRALDLNSGQDVWTFRYADTDQANYGFARAAPTYAKGRLYTLSRLGMLHCLDAKTGAKLWALDIVDEYGGQRPKWDYSGAVLVDGDRLVLCPGGKTGVVALDRESGKTLWTGGLPGAPGYAMAVPAKIGGKPQYVCFSAYGLYAVDKSSGKTLWQFPWPTNADVNAATPLVIGDSVFITSGYRVGCGMVTVGGSAPSLAWRNAELQAHFNSPVLYKGHIYGIGDPGVLVCIDPKTGQALWKQRGYEKGGITVVDGVLIAVKGGNGEVTMVNAVPDGFQELGRIRPLGGQSWTPPVVARGKLIIRNTKALACLDLM, encoded by the coding sequence ATGAACAGACTGCTGTGGCTCCTGGCCCTGGTCGTTGTCGTGACGCTCGCCACCATCGCCGGTTGCAGCAAGAAGGTCGAAGAGCCCGTCGCCATGGAACCGGACGCGACGGCTTCGACCGGCACCCAGGCTGCCGCGCCTGCGGAACCTGCAGCTGCACCAGCCGCTAGTCCCCAGCAGGCTCAACCCGCCGCGGGACAGCAGGCGCCCGCACCGGCTCAGCCCGCTCAGACGGCAGCTGCGCCCGCACCTGCGGCACCGCAGGCGACACAGGCCGTGAAGACCAGCGGCGGAGCTGACTGGCCCAACTTCCGGGGCCCGAACCTGGACGGGATCGCCCCGGACACGGGCATCAACAAGGACTGGAAGAGCCGGCCGCCACGGGAATTGTGGCGGGTGAACATGACCGACGACGGATACGCGGTCCCATCGGTGGCAGACGGCAAGGTCTTCGTGATTGACCACCAGGGCAGTGAGGACATTGTGCGCGCCCTCGACCTGAACAGTGGGCAGGATGTCTGGACTTTCCGGTACGCCGACACGGACCAGGCAAACTACGGCTTCGCACGTGCCGCGCCGACCTACGCCAAAGGCAGACTGTACACTCTCAGCCGCCTGGGCATGCTCCACTGCCTGGACGCGAAGACCGGCGCGAAACTCTGGGCGCTGGACATCGTCGACGAGTACGGAGGACAGCGGCCGAAGTGGGACTACTCGGGCGCGGTGCTGGTGGACGGCGACAGACTGGTCCTCTGCCCTGGCGGGAAGACGGGCGTGGTGGCGCTGGACCGTGAGAGCGGCAAGACCCTCTGGACCGGCGGCCTGCCCGGCGCTCCTGGCTATGCAATGGCCGTTCCGGCGAAAATCGGCGGCAAGCCCCAGTATGTGTGCTTCTCAGCCTACGGTCTGTACGCAGTGGACAAGTCGTCCGGCAAGACTCTCTGGCAGTTCCCATGGCCCACAAACGCTGATGTGAACGCGGCGACCCCGCTGGTCATCGGCGACAGTGTGTTCATCACCAGCGGCTACAGGGTAGGCTGCGGAATGGTCACGGTGGGCGGTTCCGCACCGTCCCTCGCCTGGCGGAATGCTGAGCTTCAGGCCCACTTCAACTCCCCTGTCCTGTACAAAGGCCACATCTACGGCATCGGAGACCCCGGCGTGCTCGTATGCATCGATCCCAAAACTGGTCAGGCCCTTTGGAAGCAGCGCGGGTACGAGAAGGGCGGGATCACCGTAGTGGACGGGGTACTGATCGCGGTGAAGGGCGGCAATGGTGAGGTCACCATGGTCAACGCCGTGCCCGACGGCTTCCAGGAACTGGGCAGGATCCGGCCACTGGGCGGGCAGAGCTGGACCCCGCCGGTAGTAGCCCGCGGCAAGCTGATCATCCGCAACACCAAGGCTCTCGCCTGCCTGGACCTGATGTAA